In a single window of the Sphingobium cloacae genome:
- a CDS encoding conjugal transfer protein TraN, protein MLLIAGLAAASPASAQMSVEEARQEGRSLANEKRQDTTLVPTDNARAEAVPGYGGTALPQGAYFDDPERMEAEAAATKASNEQYRITTDADRTRPTFSNSEILETTARATTVENDPSAYLAGESMGGSSGSCVPLPPGSGSEGYYEATCNSGTKVEDRPETCTIRMVPEVQTVDSYKYYVVPDSAYGTPFARYAAIAPHISSGVCKPTGVRKQACAAHRDYGWPWPDNKYCDDYYATEYECTADLPVALSVSPLTGASWHAKGSTSTVVTRRVDSCGSLAGDEMCSLQPGGDVCTEGPETRIIDGVPVTQACWAWKRDYVCHRFTPANDCGDLEANGSCSFLRTECLDEERDGACKVEERVYRCPTPGSAVTDAPQYICGDDVYCINGDCEPIVREASTEFKDALVALHSIDQAGKEFDENNFTVFQGTRETCHKPVFGLINCCAGKVSGLLSVGAGAAALAGGPGAIAALATPFLALFACSQDEMKLDIKDRMGFCHKVGTYCSSSFLGICKTRRTAYCCFESKLSRILQEQGRIQLSKPWGAPKKEQCLGFTIEEFARLDLSLMDFTEVYAEFVDAARLPDEVETMTQIQLKIQGYYDLHGK, encoded by the coding sequence ATGCTGCTTATCGCGGGTCTTGCCGCCGCCTCCCCCGCTTCTGCCCAGATGTCGGTCGAGGAGGCCCGCCAGGAAGGGCGCTCGCTCGCCAATGAGAAACGGCAGGATACGACGCTGGTGCCGACCGACAATGCCCGCGCGGAAGCGGTGCCGGGCTATGGCGGCACGGCGCTGCCGCAAGGCGCCTATTTCGACGATCCTGAAAGAATGGAAGCGGAAGCCGCGGCGACAAAGGCGTCGAACGAGCAGTATCGCATCACCACGGACGCGGACCGGACACGGCCGACGTTCAGCAATTCCGAGATCCTCGAGACAACCGCTCGCGCCACGACCGTCGAGAATGATCCATCGGCCTACCTCGCCGGGGAGAGCATGGGGGGCAGCTCCGGCTCGTGCGTCCCGCTCCCGCCGGGCTCAGGATCTGAGGGCTATTACGAGGCGACCTGCAACAGCGGCACCAAGGTCGAGGACAGGCCCGAGACCTGCACCATCCGCATGGTGCCCGAGGTGCAAACCGTCGATAGCTACAAATACTATGTGGTGCCCGACAGCGCATATGGAACCCCGTTCGCGCGCTATGCCGCCATTGCCCCTCATATTTCCTCAGGAGTCTGCAAGCCGACAGGCGTTCGGAAACAGGCCTGCGCTGCCCATCGCGACTATGGCTGGCCCTGGCCTGACAACAAATATTGCGATGATTATTATGCGACGGAATATGAATGCACGGCGGATTTGCCGGTCGCGCTCAGCGTCAGCCCGCTCACCGGGGCGTCGTGGCATGCAAAGGGCAGCACGAGCACTGTCGTAACAAGAAGGGTCGACAGCTGCGGCAGTCTTGCCGGCGATGAGATGTGTTCGTTGCAGCCTGGCGGGGATGTTTGCACGGAAGGACCTGAAACGCGGATCATCGACGGCGTTCCGGTGACGCAAGCCTGCTGGGCGTGGAAACGCGACTATGTGTGTCATCGCTTCACGCCGGCAAACGATTGCGGCGATCTAGAAGCGAACGGAAGCTGCTCCTTTCTGCGCACCGAATGCCTCGACGAGGAGCGGGATGGCGCCTGCAAGGTTGAGGAGCGGGTCTACCGCTGCCCGACACCCGGCAGCGCGGTGACCGATGCACCGCAATATATCTGCGGAGACGACGTCTATTGCATCAATGGCGACTGCGAGCCGATCGTGCGCGAGGCGTCGACCGAGTTCAAGGATGCGCTGGTCGCTCTTCACTCCATCGACCAGGCCGGCAAGGAGTTCGACGAGAACAACTTCACGGTTTTCCAGGGCACGCGAGAGACCTGCCACAAGCCGGTATTCGGGCTGATCAACTGCTGTGCCGGCAAGGTGTCCGGCTTGTTGAGCGTGGGCGCGGGCGCAGCCGCGCTTGCCGGCGGCCCAGGCGCGATCGCGGCCCTCGCCACGCCGTTCCTCGCGCTCTTCGCATGCTCTCAGGACGAGATGAAGCTCGACATCAAGGATCGTATGGGCTTCTGCCACAAGGTCGGCACTTACTGTTCGTCGAGCTTTCTCGGAATCTGCAAGACCCGGCGAACGGCCTATTGCTGCTTTGAAAGCAAGCTCAGCCGCATCCTGCAGGAGCAGGGACGAATTCAGCTCAGCAAGCCCTGGGGCGCTCCCAAGAAGGAGCAGTGCCTTGGCTTTACGATCGAGGAATTCGCCAGGCTCGACCTTTCCCTCATGGATTTCACCGAGGTCTATGCCGAGTTCGTCGATGCCGCGCGGCTTCCGGACGAAGTCGAGACGATGACCCAGATCCAGCTGAAAATTCAGGGGTACTATGACCTGCACGGCAAATAG
- a CDS encoding conjugal transfer protein TraH translates to MANLACTGTARADVASEMNSFFSDVGGAANVTGPSAFQGQSAGYYSLGNVWTRFPQKSVQPFNLQLPSARAGCGGIDLFSGSFSFINASEIIAMLKATANNALGFAFKLAIDSVSPEIGKVMDEFSQKAQLLNQMNISSCETAQALVGGIWPQMETTRATICEAVGNSQGVFSDWAAARQGCNNGNRRDSTIAGNTDASMKDQLVGEPHNYTWEALKKSAKFGAFDKTFSEYIMTLVGTVVTTPSTDPSVGGKVVMFGPAEEAVVTALLDGTADAPPVKILKCNDENCYDVGEQTLSVPASSALRPRIATMIRSMSDKIRSDTPLDAAEKQLLNLATVPIYKILGVQAYAHYALTEGEIETLSEIVAVDLLSAMLDNMLDRVEQAKVHYQTFDQETATQWKQQIASTRAKFSQRDVRLNNKLQVTMQIINRSIMLESTLQNSMTPGMAAALNFSRGLNAQGLN, encoded by the coding sequence ATGGCCAATCTCGCGTGCACCGGGACCGCCCGGGCCGACGTCGCCTCCGAGATGAACAGCTTCTTTTCGGACGTGGGCGGCGCGGCGAACGTCACCGGCCCATCGGCGTTTCAGGGTCAATCGGCGGGCTATTACTCGCTGGGTAATGTCTGGACCCGCTTCCCGCAGAAAAGCGTCCAGCCGTTCAATCTTCAGCTTCCGAGCGCGCGTGCGGGATGTGGAGGTATCGACCTCTTCAGTGGGAGCTTCTCCTTCATCAATGCCAGCGAGATCATCGCGATGCTGAAGGCGACCGCCAACAATGCGCTCGGCTTTGCCTTCAAGCTCGCCATCGATTCTGTTTCGCCGGAGATCGGCAAGGTGATGGACGAGTTCAGCCAGAAGGCGCAGCTCCTCAATCAGATGAACATCTCGAGCTGCGAGACGGCGCAGGCGCTGGTCGGCGGAATCTGGCCGCAGATGGAGACCACGCGCGCGACGATCTGCGAAGCCGTCGGCAACAGCCAGGGCGTATTCTCGGACTGGGCGGCAGCCCGCCAGGGTTGCAACAACGGCAACAGGCGGGATTCGACCATCGCGGGAAACACAGACGCGTCGATGAAAGACCAGCTGGTCGGAGAACCGCATAACTACACATGGGAGGCCCTTAAGAAATCGGCGAAGTTCGGCGCATTCGACAAGACATTCTCCGAATATATCATGACGCTGGTGGGAACGGTCGTGACCACGCCGTCGACCGATCCGAGCGTGGGCGGGAAGGTCGTGATGTTCGGACCTGCCGAAGAAGCGGTCGTCACTGCGTTGCTCGATGGCACGGCCGACGCGCCGCCCGTCAAGATACTGAAGTGCAACGACGAGAATTGCTACGATGTGGGGGAGCAGACGCTCTCCGTCCCCGCTTCGTCCGCGCTGCGGCCGCGGATCGCCACGATGATCAGGTCGATGAGCGACAAGATCCGCTCCGATACTCCGCTGGACGCCGCCGAGAAGCAGCTCCTCAACCTCGCCACGGTTCCGATCTATAAGATCCTGGGAGTTCAGGCCTATGCGCATTATGCGTTGACGGAAGGCGAGATCGAGACGCTGTCCGAGATCGTCGCCGTCGACCTGCTTTCGGCGATGCTCGACAATATGCTCGACCGGGTCGAGCAGGCGAAGGTTCATTATCAGACCTTCGATCAAGAGACCGCGACGCAGTGGAAACAGCAAATCGCGTCTACCCGGGCGAAATTCAGCCAACGGGACGTCCGGCTGAACAACAAGCTCCAGGTGACGATGCAGATCATCAACCGAAGCATTATGCTGGAATCGACGCTCCAGAATTCCATGACGCCCGGTATGGCGGCCGCGCTGAACTTTTCGCGCGGCCTCAACGCACAGGGTCTGAACTAG
- a CDS encoding conjugal transfer protein TraF: MHPIMAAPLLALSLAGLAVPAAAQPRDGASDGVERADAGDDFYCAERRLGQWFYCSKPRATEPEKQAVPVPSSAVERMSAITRQLDELKARAILDPTEENVIAYVRFQREQLDRASTFSDTWQRALWQNPDLDYTLQRPVSTVGKRAWLDNRRADRDAVMANLSQRYGLFYFYAQSCGACDLFSPILRSVADSHGMAVMAVSMDGGPSRDFPNYVVDAGQRARMGVPGNETPALVLFDTVTKRTIPVGYGILSADEIMDRIFALTNTKVGSDF, from the coding sequence ATGCATCCAATCATGGCGGCGCCGCTTCTGGCGCTTTCGCTCGCTGGCCTGGCTGTTCCCGCGGCGGCCCAGCCGCGCGATGGAGCGTCGGATGGCGTCGAGCGGGCCGATGCCGGCGATGACTTTTACTGTGCAGAACGCAGGCTCGGTCAATGGTTCTATTGCAGCAAGCCGCGAGCGACGGAGCCGGAGAAGCAAGCCGTCCCGGTCCCGTCGAGCGCGGTCGAGCGCATGTCCGCCATCACCCGCCAGCTCGACGAGCTCAAGGCACGGGCGATCCTCGATCCGACCGAGGAAAATGTCATCGCTTACGTCCGATTTCAGCGCGAGCAGCTCGACCGTGCTTCGACCTTCTCAGACACCTGGCAGCGCGCGCTGTGGCAGAACCCCGATCTCGACTACACGCTGCAGCGGCCTGTTTCGACGGTGGGCAAGCGAGCCTGGCTCGATAACCGGCGCGCCGATCGCGATGCGGTTATGGCGAACCTTAGCCAACGCTACGGGCTCTTCTACTTTTATGCGCAGAGCTGCGGCGCATGCGACCTGTTTTCACCGATCCTGCGATCGGTGGCCGACAGTCACGGCATGGCGGTGATGGCGGTTTCGATGGACGGCGGGCCGAGCCGCGATTTTCCAAATTATGTCGTCGATGCGGGCCAGCGCGCGCGCATGGGCGTCCCGGGTAACGAGACGCCGGCGCTCGTACTGTTCGACACCGTCACCAAACGCACGATTCCGGTGGGATATGGGATTCTCAGCGCCGACGAGATCATGGATCGCATTTTCGCGCTGACGAACACCAAGGTGGGGAGCGACTTCTGA
- a CDS encoding conjugal transfer protein TraG N-terminal domain-containing protein, protein MLEVFTVGGGEYLVNIFNAVAAWSGGGGYRSLIRVVMVMGLIYSLLVVAFTLNYKAWLNWFLQATAIYLCLMVPTVDIKVTDRINPGLTPSTVDNVPMGLGVLASFTTQVGDWLTRTAETVFVMPSELNYSTNGMVYGARLFDATRNFIIRDAEFSTNLENHFKNCLFGDVMLYQKSLTNLAKAPDLWAAVGPGSEARSQQWLERQGDGTVNSFIITCRQAYQALDAQWGPMIEANAPLWGKEVYPKLSNALAADKLKHDVPIVSAAFTGTSNNFAEVMRQNTAINAFMQARNSMSGGTGAAEIDTFAQTRADIQARNTYNSIAQQAMAWVPILNIVLTVVFFAMFPVVFPLFLMPQTGVSTLKGYVTGFFYLAAWGPLYVILHMICMTRATSAATGVAEGGVTLASYAGIGAVNGETATIAGFMLMSVPFLAAGLARGAMSIAGHSMSMLAPAQNAAEAAALEQTTGNYSYGNVSWANATSNMRQADQWSTAPTYMGGGASFGWRQDNGAMVTGFGNGQEVYDTSAAISRLGFTPTMTSGSVAEWREMASEAHRQARAYENAANEILTATHANRSTFGSSTEHTRGWESSSGNQANASVEQFDRRTGSSTQGLEERSTISQSERVSGRHDRQAQISDQIGGALSAGLGGRRGGGNGGSGGRGLPGLGINVSKSGSQMDTMNWTTDDSRSSESGNTSSSGVRDEHANGSGASTSEGTYARSGVFARGSRTDSSSVSTEDSLALAKSYSETARRLDELSQQLSRDASYAETHGMQLSENLSQDLAQWYRHQQVANPGLDAPELWATDLTDQQRAVRQEMITRWMDEKQASIRSEIEGRLHAPDLVDVHHPSVDSAADVRAAYQPRGLAGVPAGPGGGQSSTAADIIEEGRADIDLTREAAQSMRGQRIQGAVDVQSEVNRGRDHGFFHDPKLRE, encoded by the coding sequence ATGCTTGAGGTCTTCACGGTTGGTGGCGGCGAGTATCTCGTAAACATCTTCAACGCAGTCGCGGCGTGGTCGGGAGGCGGTGGCTATCGCTCGCTCATCCGCGTCGTCATGGTCATGGGCCTCATCTATTCGCTGCTCGTGGTGGCCTTCACGCTCAACTATAAGGCGTGGCTGAACTGGTTCCTGCAAGCGACGGCCATTTATCTTTGCCTGATGGTCCCGACGGTGGACATCAAGGTAACGGATCGCATCAACCCGGGCCTGACGCCATCGACGGTCGACAATGTACCGATGGGATTGGGGGTGCTTGCGAGCTTCACGACACAGGTGGGCGATTGGCTGACGCGGACGGCCGAGACCGTCTTCGTCATGCCGAGCGAGCTCAACTACTCGACGAACGGCATGGTGTATGGCGCGCGACTGTTCGATGCGACGCGCAACTTCATCATTCGCGATGCGGAGTTCTCGACCAACCTCGAAAACCATTTCAAGAACTGCCTGTTCGGCGATGTGATGCTTTATCAGAAGTCGCTGACCAATCTTGCGAAGGCGCCCGATCTCTGGGCTGCGGTCGGGCCGGGCTCGGAAGCCCGATCGCAGCAATGGCTTGAGCGACAAGGTGACGGAACGGTTAACAGCTTCATCATCACTTGCCGGCAGGCGTACCAGGCGCTCGACGCGCAATGGGGTCCAATGATCGAGGCCAACGCGCCTCTTTGGGGCAAGGAGGTCTATCCCAAGCTCAGCAACGCTCTGGCGGCGGACAAGCTCAAACACGACGTTCCCATCGTCAGTGCGGCCTTCACGGGCACGAGCAACAACTTTGCTGAGGTGATGCGCCAGAACACAGCAATCAATGCTTTCATGCAGGCCCGAAATTCGATGTCCGGCGGGACGGGCGCCGCAGAGATCGACACCTTCGCGCAGACCCGTGCCGACATTCAGGCGCGCAACACCTATAATTCGATCGCTCAGCAGGCGATGGCATGGGTTCCGATTTTGAACATCGTGCTGACGGTGGTCTTCTTCGCCATGTTCCCGGTCGTTTTCCCGCTCTTCCTGATGCCTCAGACGGGCGTCTCGACGCTGAAGGGCTATGTGACAGGGTTCTTCTATCTCGCCGCATGGGGGCCGCTTTACGTCATCCTTCACATGATCTGCATGACGCGGGCGACGTCGGCAGCGACAGGCGTCGCGGAAGGCGGCGTTACGCTCGCAAGCTATGCGGGGATCGGGGCGGTGAATGGCGAGACCGCCACGATCGCTGGCTTCATGCTTATGAGCGTGCCCTTTCTCGCGGCAGGCCTCGCGCGCGGCGCGATGTCGATTGCCGGGCATTCCATGTCCATGCTCGCGCCGGCGCAGAACGCTGCGGAAGCGGCGGCGCTGGAACAGACGACCGGCAACTATTCGTATGGCAACGTGAGCTGGGCGAATGCCACGTCGAACATGCGGCAGGCCGATCAATGGTCGACGGCGCCCACCTATATGGGCGGCGGCGCCAGCTTCGGGTGGCGTCAGGACAATGGCGCCATGGTGACGGGGTTCGGCAACGGCCAGGAGGTATATGATACATCCGCGGCCATCTCGCGCCTTGGGTTCACGCCGACGATGACATCGGGATCGGTCGCTGAATGGCGCGAAATGGCCAGCGAGGCGCATCGCCAGGCGCGTGCCTATGAGAATGCCGCCAACGAGATTCTGACCGCGACCCATGCGAACCGCAGCACGTTCGGAAGCTCAACCGAGCATACGCGGGGTTGGGAATCGAGCAGCGGCAATCAGGCGAATGCCTCTGTAGAGCAGTTCGATCGGCGCACGGGCAGCAGTACCCAGGGCCTGGAAGAGCGATCGACGATTTCGCAAAGCGAGCGCGTTTCGGGGCGGCACGATCGCCAAGCGCAGATATCCGATCAGATCGGTGGAGCACTTTCGGCCGGCCTTGGCGGCCGCCGCGGTGGCGGCAACGGAGGCTCGGGTGGGCGCGGGCTGCCGGGGCTCGGAATCAATGTGTCCAAGTCGGGTAGCCAGATGGACACCATGAATTGGACGACGGACGATTCTCGGAGCAGTGAGAGCGGCAACACCTCGTCAAGCGGGGTTCGTGACGAGCATGCGAACGGTAGCGGCGCTTCGACGTCGGAAGGCACCTATGCTCGGAGCGGTGTCTTCGCCCGTGGCTCAAGGACGGATTCGTCGTCGGTCAGCACCGAAGATTCCCTGGCTCTGGCGAAATCCTATTCGGAAACCGCGCGACGGCTCGATGAGCTGTCGCAGCAGCTCTCGCGCGACGCGAGCTATGCGGAGACGCATGGAATGCAATTGAGCGAGAACCTGAGTCAGGATCTCGCCCAATGGTATCGCCACCAGCAGGTCGCAAATCCGGGGCTCGACGCGCCGGAGCTCTGGGCGACCGACTTGACCGATCAGCAGCGAGCGGTTCGGCAGGAGATGATCACGCGCTGGATGGACGAAAAGCAGGCGTCGATCCGGTCCGAGATCGAGGGCAGGCTCCATGCGCCCGATCTCGTCGATGTGCACCATCCCTCCGTCGATAGCGCTGCCGACGTTCGGGCGGCCTACCAGCCTCGCGGGCTAGCCGGAGTGCCGGCCGGTCCCGGAGGCGGCCAGTCATCGACGGCAGCGGACATAATCGAAGAGGGCAGGGCGGATATCGACCTGACGCGTGAGGCTGCCCAATCCATGCGCGGTCAACGCATCCAAGGCGCGGTCGATGTTCAAAGCGAGGTAAACCGGGGCAGGGACCATGGCTTCTTCCATGATCCCAAGCTGCGAGAATGA
- a CDS encoding SpoIIAA family protein: MHEFIDSSDDVLALAVSGKITGSDLDAIMTRLDSAMARHEKVHMFVETRTIDGIELSGLPAYTARAMPLFGKLNRFGRVAIVADQAWIRLASRLESAILPFISYRVFEPDQRAEALAWVDPAKTQSGA; encoded by the coding sequence ATGCACGAGTTTATCGACAGTTCGGACGACGTGCTCGCCCTCGCAGTCTCAGGCAAGATCACCGGCTCGGATCTTGACGCGATCATGACCCGATTGGACAGCGCGATGGCGCGACACGAAAAGGTGCATATGTTCGTTGAGACGCGGACGATCGACGGCATCGAATTGTCGGGCTTGCCCGCTTACACCGCCCGGGCAATGCCCCTCTTCGGGAAGCTCAACCGCTTCGGACGCGTTGCCATCGTTGCAGATCAGGCCTGGATTCGCTTGGCCAGCCGCCTTGAAAGCGCAATTCTCCCGTTCATCAGCTACCGCGTGTTCGAGCCCGATCAGCGCGCCGAGGCACTCGCCTGGGTTGACCCTGCGAAGACGCAAAGCGGGGCCTGA